catgtgcttgctgctcctacatgcaattattatgagagaggaactatatctccgcCTCCCTATGTTTCCAACtcaataaaattgcaagaaactgtttatactatgcattggcctttacgaggtgtgcatgaattgttcttttatgacatgccgatgcataggaagagagttagacttcgttgttacatgatatatgttactttgtgctcaccactaaattacaaatcattgttaattaaaattggctttgatataccttgggatccgggtggatccattacttgagcactatatgcctagcttaatggctttaaagaaagcgctgccagggagacaacccggaagttttagagagtcatttatttctgttgactgctttcatatagtttaaagacaaaaaaataaagaggggaacccaaaacttttttcaaaaaggaaagtgaaagtgagagagacaagcatggttgaagtgggggagctccttgaactttgttcatgctcacggaaaatttgtgaatcttgattacagaaacttttcaacaaaaataattatccccttgtacaattcaattgtattataaaaataatgttccaaggtttgcctttaggacgtttacaatgcttgttggtttatgcggtgcaggacagaaactttggctgtagtgcgcgattttacattttttactggaacgtcaaatggttctgaaacttttttcaactgtctttatatacaaattttttatttttcctaattttggcagaatttttggagtaccagaggtaCGGTGAACGTTCATattattacagactgtcctgtttaagacatattctatttttgatgcatagtttgcttgttttgatgaaactatcgatttatatcagtggattaagccatggaaaagttatattacagtagctacaatgcaaaaacaaaatatgaattggttttcaacagtacttagagtagtgattttctttattatactaacggatcttaccgagttttctattgagttttgtgtggatgaagtgttcgaagatcgaggaggtctcgatgtgaggagaaggaagagaggcaagagctcaagcttggggatgcccaaggcaccccaagtaaatattcaaggagactcaagcatctaagcttggggatgccccggaaggcatcccatctttcttcaacaagtatcggtatgttttcggattcgtttcgtttatgcgatatgtgcaaatcttggagcgtcttttgcatttagttttcacttttcttttatgcaccatgctggtatgagatagtccttggttgatttatagaatgctctttgcacttcacttatatcttttgagtatgactttatagaatgcttcatgtgctttgcttatatcatttgaagtttggattgcctgtttctcttcacatagaaaaccgccatttttagaatgctcttttgcttcacttatatttgttagagtgtgggcatatcttttgtagaaagaattaaactctcttgcttcacttatatctatttagagagatgacaggaactggtcattcacatggttagtcataaaatcctacataaaacttgtagatcactgaatatgatatgtttgattccttgcaatagttttgcgatataaagatggtgatattagattcatgctagtgtGTAATTGTGAATTTAAGACAtgcttgtgttgaggtttgcaagccCTTATAAATCCACCGGAGTCTCAGCTCTCTCCTCAACGAGGACGAACAACAGTGCAACAAAGAAATACTCTGCTTTGTGTCAAGGAATTCATGGCTACGTTCGCGACATCATCTTCGGTGGTGATGTGGTCGGCTCGCCCTGGGCAGGTGGCAGGGGCTCGGCGGTGTGTGGTGGCGCGTGCGTCCGCGACGATGGCGGCACCGGCGGCGGTGGCCACAGGTAGGACGCACTACGAGGTGCTCGGGCTGGGCGCCGGGAGCAGCAAGGGCGAGATCAAGGCCGCCTACCGGCGCCTTGCCAGGGAAGTGCACCCTGACGCCGTCGGAGGTGGCGGCGACGAGGGGTTCATCCGGCTGCACGCTGCCTACGCCACGCTCGCCGATCCCGACGAGCGCGCTCGCTACGACCGGGACGTCACCTGCCGCGCCGCGGGGATGATGATGCAGCGGGCGGCCGCGGCCGGGCCGGCGTTCCGGCGGAGGACGTGGGAGACCGACCAGTGATGGTAGGACaggcgatataaagatggtgatattagatccatgctagtgggtagttgtgga
The Aegilops tauschii subsp. strangulata cultivar AL8/78 chromosome 3, Aet v6.0, whole genome shotgun sequence genome window above contains:
- the LOC109740906 gene encoding chaperone protein dnaJ 11, chloroplastic, producing MATFATSSSVVMWSARPGQVAGARRCVVARASATMAAPAAVATGRTHYEVLGLGAGSSKGEIKAAYRRLAREVHPDAVGGGGDEGFIRLHAAYATLADPDERARYDRDVTCRAAGMMMQRAAAAGPAFRRRTWETDQ